A portion of the Pirellulales bacterium genome contains these proteins:
- the pyrE gene encoding orotate phosphoribosyltransferase codes for MYDRTALMELVRSRALRFGDFTLASGKKATYYLDGKQVTLSSRGALLVAEGMLDLLVAHGPLPTAVGGMAIGADPITAAVITVAGLRNISLAGILVRKEPKGHGTNKYVEGPVQPGDSVAIVEDVVTTGGSSLAAIERVEQFGLKVTCVLAIIDRLEGGAKAFAERGIQFASLLTIRDFGIEPPSP; via the coding sequence GTTCGCAGCCGCGCATTGCGGTTTGGCGATTTCACGCTGGCCTCCGGCAAAAAGGCTACGTACTACCTGGACGGCAAGCAGGTGACGCTGAGCTCGCGCGGCGCGCTGCTGGTGGCGGAAGGAATGCTTGATTTGCTGGTCGCGCACGGACCGTTGCCCACGGCGGTGGGGGGCATGGCGATTGGGGCCGACCCCATTACGGCAGCCGTCATCACGGTGGCGGGCCTGCGGAACATTTCGTTGGCCGGCATTCTGGTGCGAAAGGAACCCAAGGGCCACGGCACCAACAAATATGTGGAAGGCCCTGTTCAGCCCGGCGACAGCGTGGCGATTGTCGAAGACGTGGTGACGACCGGCGGCTCCTCGCTGGCAGCCATCGAGCGGGTGGAACAGTTCGGGCTGAAGGTGACTTGCGTGCTGGCGATTATCGATCGGCTGGAAGGGGGTGCGAAAGCGTTTGCCGAGCGCGGCATTCAGTTCGCCAGCTTGCTGACCATTCGTGACTTTGGCATAGAGCCGCCCTCGCCTTGA